Proteins found in one Bacillota bacterium genomic segment:
- a CDS encoding ABC transporter substrate-binding protein yields the protein MLRTNLHRVLALGLSILIITALAGCGGGQATQPTDTGEKPAEAETFKVGLGASFTGDYAVYGHYHYNAAKLAADEINAAGGVLGRKIELVKGDDKADPKEAASVAQKFVADKDVVAVLGHIFSSTSLAAGPIYQQGGLSSIVVLASNPKVPLVGDYIFRINVHDGIAGSQTAEYVVKSMGKKRIGILVDNTDYCIGFKDAFVAKAEELGGSITDVEFYMGQQDKDFSVVLRKLQEKNPEVVLLSSYHTEGALITQQVRQMGWDVQLVAPDACATPDYLELAGAAAEGAVLTTYFHRDVPDPKAQALVKTYEETFNEETFVSVPYTYDAMYVLIAAIERAGSFDRAAIRDEIAKTKDFPGVTGSITFDEDGDRPVGWNIVLDVKNGEFVIRDMIMGTE from the coding sequence ATGCTCAGAACGAATCTTCACAGAGTACTGGCACTTGGCCTATCAATACTGATCATCACGGCTCTAGCGGGATGCGGTGGAGGGCAAGCCACCCAGCCCACGGACACAGGGGAGAAGCCCGCGGAGGCTGAGACCTTCAAGGTTGGCCTAGGCGCCTCCTTCACGGGTGACTACGCTGTCTACGGTCACTATCACTACAATGCAGCGAAGCTTGCGGCGGACGAGATCAATGCCGCCGGTGGCGTTCTCGGCAGGAAGATAGAACTGGTCAAGGGTGACGACAAGGCTGATCCCAAGGAAGCCGCCAGCGTGGCGCAGAAATTCGTGGCCGACAAGGACGTAGTGGCGGTACTAGGGCACATCTTCAGCTCCACCAGCCTTGCCGCCGGGCCTATCTACCAGCAGGGAGGGCTGTCCTCCATAGTGGTTCTGGCGTCAAACCCGAAGGTGCCCCTCGTGGGTGACTACATCTTCCGCATCAACGTTCACGACGGGATTGCCGGGTCCCAGACCGCCGAGTACGTCGTCAAGAGCATGGGCAAGAAGAGGATCGGTATACTGGTGGACAACACCGACTACTGCATCGGCTTCAAGGACGCCTTCGTGGCCAAGGCCGAGGAACTGGGGGGCAGCATCACGGACGTGGAGTTCTACATGGGCCAGCAGGATAAGGACTTCAGCGTTGTCCTGAGGAAGCTCCAGGAGAAGAACCCCGAAGTGGTCCTATTATCCTCCTACCACACGGAGGGGGCCCTCATTACGCAGCAGGTGCGCCAGATGGGCTGGGACGTCCAGCTCGTGGCCCCGGACGCCTGTGCCACGCCGGACTACCTGGAACTGGCGGGTGCGGCCGCAGAAGGCGCCGTGCTAACCACCTACTTCCACAGGGACGTGCCGGATCCCAAGGCACAGGCACTGGTGAAGACGTACGAGGAGACCTTTAACGAAGAGACCTTTGTAAGCGTTCCCTACACCTACGACGCCATGTACGTGCTGATTGCCGCCATCGAGAGGGCCGGGTCCTTCGACAGGGCCGCCATCAGGGACGAGATCGCCAAGACAAAGGACTTCCCTGGCGTCACAGGGTCCATCACCTTCGACGAGGACGGTGACAGGCCCGTAGGCTGGAACATCGTGCTGGATGTCAAAAACGGCGAGTTCGTGATAAGGGATATGATCATGGGCACTGAGTGA
- a CDS encoding ABC transporter ATP-binding protein: protein MLSLEGVRAGYGPLNILNDVSLDVMQGEVITLLGNNGAGKTTTLRAITGLLPVKKGRVTLEGQDISHLKPHEIVRRGISCVPEGRKIFSKLTVTENLIMGAYLNSNRQATQDTMDRVFQIFPVLRERKRQMGGSLSGGEQQMLAIGRGLMAKPKVLLLDEPSMGLAPKLVELIFQIVKEINRGGATILLVEQNARMALSIAHRGYVMESGTIRALGRAEDLSGDEGIKRAYLGTAD, encoded by the coding sequence ATGCTGAGTCTCGAGGGCGTGCGGGCAGGATATGGTCCCCTCAACATCCTGAACGACGTGAGCCTGGACGTCATGCAGGGAGAGGTAATCACCCTTCTTGGTAACAACGGGGCCGGAAAGACCACCACCCTGAGGGCCATTACCGGGCTTCTTCCGGTGAAGAAGGGACGGGTCACCCTTGAGGGCCAGGACATCTCCCACCTGAAGCCCCACGAGATCGTGAGGAGGGGCATATCGTGCGTTCCGGAAGGCAGGAAGATCTTCTCGAAGCTCACGGTCACGGAGAACCTCATCATGGGAGCCTACCTGAACAGCAACAGGCAGGCCACACAGGATACCATGGACAGGGTGTTCCAGATCTTCCCGGTGCTCCGGGAACGCAAGAGGCAGATGGGCGGCTCCCTCAGCGGTGGTGAGCAGCAGATGCTTGCGATAGGACGCGGCCTCATGGCCAAGCCCAAGGTATTGTTGCTGGACGAGCCCTCCATGGGACTGGCGCCAAAGCTGGTGGAACTCATCTTCCAGATCGTCAAGGAGATAAACCGGGGGGGTGCGACTATCCTGCTGGTAGAGCAGAATGCCCGTATGGCCTTGAGCATCGCCCACAGGGGCTACGTGATGGAGTCCGGCACCATCCGAGCCTTGGGCCGGGCAGAGGACCTTAGTGGAGACGAGGGGATCAAGAGAGCCTACCTTGGCACTGCGGATTAG
- a CDS encoding 2Fe-2S iron-sulfur cluster-binding protein, with amino-acid sequence MNDPRLPPRHSDTIRLTVRRQGATADGPQAFEIRVEEPVTLQEALESVYKHCDETVAFRHFTCRRGICGSCMALLDGRVVMACEELLFPGREYSVAAPPGKEVIRDLVFKTRPG; translated from the coding sequence GTGAACGACCCGAGGCTCCCGCCCCGTCACTCCGACACCATCCGGCTCACCGTACGCCGGCAGGGGGCCACGGCTGACGGCCCTCAGGCCTTCGAAATCAGGGTGGAGGAACCGGTGACCCTGCAGGAGGCCCTGGAAAGCGTCTACAAGCATTGCGATGAAACGGTGGCCTTCAGGCACTTCACCTGCAGGCGAGGCATATGTGGGTCCTGCATGGCGCTCTTGGATGGCAGGGTCGTAATGGCCTGTGAGGAGTTGCTTTTCCCCGGGCGGGAGTACTCCGTGGCCGCGCCGCCCGGAAAAGAGGTCATCCGAGATCTCGTCTTTAAAACGCGACCCGGCTGA
- a CDS encoding FAD-binding protein yields the protein MILETDLLVLGGGGTGARAALAAAEEGLAVTLVSKNPPGRSGSTALAFETMQAALGPGDSPELHCHDTFTCGRSLSYPHLARALAGDAPGRVKDLADLGVDFKRDLYGRITLIHEPGQTVSRSCFINGGGSQLMKVLVRALSRAGVEVLPDVACLEVVLWDGSVAGAVLLDLASGNVLPVKAGAVILATGGYGQLWSMTDTAVDTTGDGVALAYRAGATLTDLEMVLFYPTAVVHPHSCKGMLIPYEVFLDPAGLAGRLLNSDGTPLDTSPLPTRDTLVSMMMAQFHQEKATPNGGLWLDLASSPLTHGRKQELMAQHLPRAYIRHLGALGVDILESPVEVSPMVHYSLGGVLIDENGLTTVPGLFAAGEVAGNVHGANRLSGNALTETQVFGYRAGKAASSYLKPLRAATGEDMVVRAARGWRERTLGLLAPKSGQLRPHEIKAALKAEAWKHLGLERNDGGMRAFLDFLEDASGNLGLMGVLEGLDTPYPYPLLEALEVSMMLETSRLVALSAIAREETRGHHFRSDYPDALEEPSHTQVSPQGEGSVIRRAVL from the coding sequence GTGATACTGGAGACGGATCTCCTTGTGCTGGGCGGGGGCGGCACCGGTGCCAGGGCTGCCCTGGCGGCCGCTGAGGAGGGGCTGGCGGTTACCCTGGTCTCCAAGAACCCGCCGGGCCGCTCGGGCAGCACGGCTTTGGCCTTCGAGACTATGCAGGCAGCGCTCGGCCCCGGTGATTCTCCCGAGCTTCACTGCCATGACACCTTCACTTGCGGAAGGAGCTTGAGCTACCCTCATCTGGCGCGAGCCCTGGCCGGTGATGCCCCCGGGAGGGTCAAGGACCTGGCTGACCTCGGGGTGGACTTCAAAAGAGACCTGTACGGGCGGATAACCCTCATCCACGAGCCCGGGCAGACCGTGAGCCGATCCTGCTTCATAAACGGGGGTGGCTCGCAGCTCATGAAGGTGCTGGTGAGGGCGCTTTCCCGGGCTGGGGTGGAAGTACTACCTGACGTTGCCTGCCTTGAGGTTGTGCTGTGGGACGGCAGCGTGGCAGGGGCCGTCCTCCTGGACCTAGCCTCAGGAAACGTCCTGCCTGTCAAGGCGGGGGCAGTGATCCTCGCCACGGGAGGCTACGGGCAGCTGTGGTCCATGACGGACACCGCCGTAGACACCACGGGTGACGGGGTGGCACTGGCCTACCGTGCTGGCGCCACCCTCACTGACCTGGAGATGGTATTGTTCTACCCCACTGCCGTCGTGCACCCTCACTCCTGCAAGGGGATGTTGATACCGTACGAGGTGTTCCTGGACCCCGCCGGGCTTGCAGGGAGACTTCTGAACTCCGACGGGACACCACTGGACACGAGTCCACTACCCACCCGGGACACGCTGGTGTCCATGATGATGGCCCAGTTTCACCAGGAGAAGGCGACACCCAACGGAGGTTTATGGCTAGACCTTGCCTCTAGCCCGCTGACCCATGGCCGAAAGCAAGAACTGATGGCCCAGCACCTGCCCCGGGCATACATTCGCCACCTCGGTGCCTTGGGAGTGGATATCCTGGAGAGCCCTGTGGAGGTTTCTCCCATGGTCCACTACAGCCTGGGCGGGGTGCTCATTGACGAGAATGGGTTGACGACGGTGCCTGGTCTCTTCGCCGCGGGGGAGGTGGCGGGCAACGTACACGGCGCTAACCGACTCTCCGGGAACGCCCTCACCGAGACGCAGGTGTTCGGCTACAGGGCGGGAAAGGCCGCCTCCTCGTACCTGAAGCCCCTGCGGGCGGCAACAGGCGAGGACATGGTCGTTCGGGCAGCGAGGGGCTGGCGGGAGCGGACACTGGGCCTCCTTGCCCCCAAGAGTGGCCAGCTGCGCCCCCACGAGATAAAGGCGGCCCTGAAAGCGGAGGCGTGGAAGCACCTGGGGCTTGAGCGGAATGACGGCGGTATGAGGGCGTTCCTGGATTTCCTGGAGGACGCCAGCGGAAACCTTGGACTAATGGGCGTCCTAGAGGGGTTGGACACGCCCTACCCTTATCCCCTGCTGGAGGCCCTGGAGGTATCCATGATGCTGGAGACATCGAGGCTCGTAGCCCTGTCCGCCATAGCCCGAGAGGAAACCCGGGGGCACCATTTCCGCTCCGACTACCCAGATGCGCTGGAGGAACCCTCCCACACCCAGGTGTCTCCCCAGGGGGAGGGCTCCGTGATAAGGAGGGCGGTCCTGTGA